The following proteins are encoded in a genomic region of Acidimicrobiales bacterium:
- a CDS encoding ubiquinol-cytochrome c reductase cytochrome b subunit, which yields MIRRLNAWFDSRLGTSGFVKTALNKVFPDHWSFMLGEIALYSFLVLLITGVYLSFFFEPSLKEVVYDGSYAPLKGVEMSAAYESTLHISFEVQAGMVMRQMHHWAALVFLAAMVVHLGRVFFTGAFRRPRELNWIIGVTLLLLGMLNGFAGYSLPDDQLSGTGLRIFYSIFLSVPVLGTWLSYLTFGGEFPAESIISRLFVIHVLILPGVILGLIGAHMAILWRQKHTQFAGKGKTEHNVVGSRLWPSYAMKSTGFFFILLAVLAALGGLAQINPIWLYGPYRAAEVSAASQPDWYVGWLDGALRVFPAWEIRAFGKTIPTVFFPGILLPGVTFGLMYAWPFLEARFTRENDREYHLLDRPRERPVRTAIGTAVIAFFVVLFFAAGSDVLATVFNVSVTGLLVAFRVLLVVLPLAVGAVTYRLCREAASLPDEEGAPPVVVRTPDGSYHVVEEDGEEPVETGAPHARARGGPT from the coding sequence GTGATCCGCCGCCTCAACGCCTGGTTCGACTCCCGGCTCGGCACGTCGGGGTTCGTGAAGACGGCGCTGAACAAGGTCTTCCCCGACCACTGGTCCTTCATGCTGGGCGAGATCGCCCTCTACTCGTTCCTGGTCCTGCTCATCACCGGCGTGTACCTGTCGTTCTTCTTCGAACCGAGCCTGAAGGAGGTCGTCTACGACGGGTCGTACGCGCCCCTGAAGGGCGTGGAGATGTCGGCCGCCTACGAGTCCACCCTGCACATCAGCTTCGAGGTGCAGGCCGGGATGGTCATGCGCCAGATGCACCACTGGGCGGCCCTCGTCTTCCTGGCCGCCATGGTCGTCCACCTGGGCCGGGTGTTCTTCACCGGCGCCTTCCGCCGCCCGCGGGAGCTGAACTGGATCATCGGGGTGACGCTGCTGCTGCTGGGCATGCTCAACGGCTTCGCCGGCTACTCGCTCCCCGACGACCAGCTCTCGGGCACGGGCCTGCGGATCTTCTACTCGATCTTCCTGTCCGTCCCCGTGCTCGGCACCTGGTTGTCGTACCTCACCTTCGGCGGCGAGTTCCCGGCCGAGTCGATCATCTCCCGGCTCTTCGTCATCCACGTGCTGATCCTGCCCGGGGTCATCCTCGGGCTCATCGGCGCTCACATGGCGATCCTGTGGCGCCAGAAGCACACCCAGTTCGCCGGCAAGGGGAAGACCGAGCACAACGTCGTCGGGTCCCGCCTGTGGCCCAGCTACGCCATGAAGAGCACCGGCTTCTTCTTCATCCTGCTGGCCGTCCTGGCCGCCCTGGGCGGCCTGGCCCAGATCAACCCCATCTGGCTGTACGGCCCGTACCGGGCCGCCGAGGTCAGCGCCGCCTCCCAGCCCGACTGGTACGTGGGGTGGCTGGACGGGGCGCTGCGCGTCTTCCCCGCGTGGGAGATCCGCGCCTTCGGGAAGACGATCCCCACGGTGTTCTTCCCGGGCATCCTGCTGCCGGGCGTCACCTTCGGCCTGATGTACGCGTGGCCCTTCCTGGAGGCCCGCTTCACCCGGGAGAACGACCGCGAGTACCACCTGCTGGACCGGCCGCGCGAGCGCCCGGTGCGCACGGCCATCGGCACGGCCGTCATCGCCTTCTTCGTCGTGCTGTTCTTCGCCGCCGGCAGCGACGTGCTGGCCACCGTGTTCAACGTGTCGGTGACCGGTCTCCTGGTGGCGTTCCGGGTGCTCCTCGTCGTGCTGCCCCTCGCCGTGGGTGCGGTCACCTACCGCCTGTGCCGGGAGGCCGCTTCCTTGCCCGACGAGGAGGGTGCTCCGCCCGTCGTGGTGCGGACGCCGGACGGCTCGTACCACGTGGTCGAGGAGGACGGGGAGGAGCCGGTGGAGACGGGCGCGCCGCACGCCCGGGCGCGGGGCGGCCCGACATGA
- a CDS encoding cytochrome c oxidase subunit 3, translated as MAQAERARHQAAARPSMLAVGTMVWLASELMFFSGLFAAWFTLRSAAEEWPPEGVELAVGRGALFTVVLLASSATMQAAVWALERGNDRARARRWIVVTAVLALVFLANQASEWMSLEFSPSTHAYGSIFYLLTGFHGIHVFGGVLAMGGLLARMAGTTPDPGVEPAVQVVGYYWHFVDVVWIAVFATVFLAR; from the coding sequence GTGGCGCAAGCCGAGAGGGCCCGGCACCAGGCGGCGGCGAGACCGTCGATGCTGGCGGTGGGCACGATGGTCTGGCTCGCCTCCGAGCTGATGTTCTTCAGCGGGCTGTTCGCCGCCTGGTTCACCCTCCGGTCCGCCGCCGAGGAGTGGCCGCCCGAGGGCGTCGAGCTGGCCGTGGGGCGGGGTGCGCTGTTCACCGTCGTCCTGCTGGCATCGAGCGCCACCATGCAGGCGGCCGTCTGGGCCCTCGAACGCGGGAACGACCGGGCCAGGGCCAGGCGCTGGATCGTCGTCACCGCCGTGCTGGCGCTGGTCTTCCTGGCCAACCAGGCCAGCGAGTGGATGTCGCTCGAGTTCTCGCCGTCCACCCACGCCTACGGCTCGATCTTCTACCTGCTCACCGGGTTCCACGGGATCCACGTGTTCGGCGGCGTCCTCGCCATGGGTGGCCTGCTGGCCCGGATGGCGGGCACCACGCCCGACCCCGGCGTCGAGCCCGCCGTGCAGGTGGTCGGGTACTACTGGCACTTCGTCGACGTGGTGTGGATCGCCGTCTTCGCCACCGTGTTCCTCGCCCGCTAG
- the flgN gene encoding flagellar export chaperone FlgN yields the protein METAPGEALRELSEVLWREREQLELVLFKLEEQRLLLADGQSRWVGHASREVEFVLDQVGQMELTRALATAVAASSMGLCEDASLRKIGGAAPSPWPSVIERHLSALERLAGQIVALAAVNRGLLNEALGQLRSVMSSDPARASTRVLVDAAAYQAALATNERVLHPSLADAVGW from the coding sequence GTGGAAACCGCACCCGGCGAAGCGCTGAGGGAGCTCTCCGAGGTCCTGTGGCGGGAGCGGGAGCAGCTGGAGCTGGTCCTGTTCAAGTTGGAGGAGCAGCGCCTGCTCCTGGCCGACGGCCAGAGCCGGTGGGTCGGCCACGCCAGCCGCGAGGTCGAGTTCGTCCTCGACCAGGTGGGCCAGATGGAGCTGACCCGGGCCCTGGCGACGGCCGTGGCGGCGTCGTCGATGGGACTGTGCGAGGACGCGTCGCTGCGCAAGATCGGGGGCGCCGCGCCTTCGCCGTGGCCCTCGGTGATCGAGCGCCACCTCAGTGCGCTCGAGCGCCTGGCCGGGCAGATCGTCGCGCTGGCGGCGGTGAACCGGGGGCTCCTCAACGAGGCCCTGGGCCAGCTGCGGTCGGTGATGAGCAGCGATCCGGCCCGCGCCTCGACGCGGGTCCTGGTCGACGCGGCCGCCTACCAGGCCGCCCTCGCCACCAACGAACGCGTCCTCCACCCGTCGCTGGCCGACGCCGTCGGCTGGTAG
- a CDS encoding cytochrome c oxidase assembly protein: protein MAAALVLAAALTAYLWAARRARRPWPAARTAAMAAGALVVLGSLLLDGEGRFTTHATQHLMLGMVAPALFALAAPVTLALQAGGPRARRRLRRVLHSRAAAVAAHPLTGWSVFGGSMLALYLTPLYRLSLDHEWLHEALHLHFLTAGALFFWPIVGVDPVPRRLPHGGRLLAVFLVVPFHAVLGMALLAAREPIAPRHTLADHRAGAGLLWIAGDLLGLVAALVVAAQWMAAEDRQAAREDRRSEGPVVPAVDDGG from the coding sequence ATGGCCGCAGCGCTGGTCCTGGCGGCCGCCTTGACCGCCTACCTGTGGGCCGCCCGCCGGGCGCGGCGGCCGTGGCCGGCGGCGCGCACGGCGGCGATGGCCGCCGGCGCCCTGGTCGTCCTCGGCTCACTGCTGCTCGACGGCGAGGGCCGCTTCACCACCCATGCCACCCAGCACCTCATGCTCGGCATGGTCGCTCCTGCGCTGTTCGCCCTCGCCGCCCCGGTGACCCTCGCCCTCCAGGCCGGAGGGCCCCGGGCCCGCCGGCGGCTGCGCCGCGTCCTGCACAGCCGGGCTGCCGCCGTGGCCGCCCACCCCCTCACCGGGTGGAGCGTGTTCGGCGGGTCGATGCTGGCCCTCTACCTCACGCCCCTGTACCGCCTGTCGCTCGACCACGAGTGGCTCCACGAGGCGCTGCACCTCCACTTCCTGACCGCCGGCGCCCTGTTCTTCTGGCCCATCGTGGGCGTCGACCCGGTGCCCCGCCGCCTGCCCCACGGCGGGCGCCTGCTCGCCGTCTTCCTCGTCGTCCCCTTCCACGCCGTGCTGGGCATGGCCCTGCTGGCGGCCCGTGAGCCCATCGCCCCCCGGCACACGCTGGCCGACCACCGGGCCGGCGCCGGCCTGCTGTGGATCGCCGGCGACCTGCTGGGGCTGGTCGCCGCCCTCGTCGTCGCCGCCCAGTGGATGGCCGCCGAGGACCGCCAGGCGGCGAGGGAGGACCGCCGCTCCGAGGGCCCCGTCGTCCCCGCGGTGGACGACGGGGGGTAG
- a CDS encoding rhodanese-like domain-containing protein — protein MFPRQPPTVPEIDTDGLAAALADGAPLVDVRMPDEYAEVRVPGAVLIPLPELGARSAEVPSDRRVYVICATGARSAAAVDALNKAGWDTVNVTGGTKAWAAEGRPVDSGPA, from the coding sequence GTGTTCCCCCGCCAGCCCCCGACCGTCCCCGAGATCGACACGGACGGCCTGGCCGCCGCCCTGGCCGACGGCGCCCCGCTGGTGGACGTGCGGATGCCCGACGAGTACGCCGAGGTCCGCGTCCCCGGCGCCGTCCTCATCCCCCTCCCCGAGCTGGGCGCCCGCAGCGCCGAGGTGCCGAGCGACCGGCGGGTCTACGTGATCTGCGCCACCGGCGCCCGCAGCGCGGCGGCGGTGGACGCCCTGAACAAGGCGGGCTGGGACACGGTGAACGTCACCGGCGGCACCAAGGCGTGGGCGGCCGAGGGCCGCCCCGTCGACTCCGGCCCCGCCTGA
- a CDS encoding zinc ABC transporter substrate-binding protein — protein MRRFLLWLTVVVAGLAACDDGSGDEQTLTVVASFYPLAEAAERVGGHDVDVANLTPAGTEPHDLELTPDQVDAVEDADVVLYLGGGFQPAVEEVAGRRAGGTVDLLAALDLTEGDGGDVDPHFWLDPTLLAEAVGAIEAALAAAEPSARAEFEANADDYRDELASLDEDLRRGLATCERRDMVTSHAAFSYLARRYDLEQVAITGLSPEAEPDADRLSDLTDLIRRRGVTTVFYEALVSPAVAETLAREAGVGTAVLDPIEGLSEDDADAGADYATVMRRNLEALRRALGCP, from the coding sequence GTGCGACGATTCCTGCTGTGGCTCACGGTGGTCGTCGCCGGCCTGGCCGCCTGCGACGACGGGAGCGGCGACGAGCAGACCCTGACGGTGGTGGCCAGCTTCTACCCGCTGGCCGAGGCGGCCGAGCGGGTGGGCGGCCACGACGTCGACGTCGCCAACCTCACCCCGGCCGGCACCGAGCCCCACGACCTGGAGCTCACGCCCGACCAGGTGGACGCCGTCGAGGACGCCGACGTGGTGCTCTACCTGGGCGGTGGTTTCCAGCCGGCGGTGGAGGAGGTGGCCGGGCGGAGGGCCGGGGGGACGGTCGACCTGCTGGCCGCGTTGGACCTCACGGAGGGCGACGGCGGCGACGTCGACCCGCACTTCTGGCTCGACCCCACGCTGCTGGCGGAGGCGGTGGGCGCCATCGAGGCCGCCCTGGCGGCGGCGGAGCCGTCGGCGCGCGCCGAGTTCGAGGCGAATGCCGACGACTACCGCGACGAGCTGGCCTCGCTGGACGAGGACCTGCGCCGGGGGCTGGCCACCTGCGAGCGCCGGGACATGGTCACCAGCCACGCCGCCTTCTCGTACCTCGCCCGCCGCTACGACCTCGAACAGGTGGCGATCACCGGGCTGTCGCCCGAGGCGGAGCCGGACGCCGACCGGCTCTCCGACCTCACCGACCTCATCCGCCGGCGGGGCGTGACCACCGTGTTCTACGAGGCCCTGGTCAGCCCCGCCGTGGCCGAGACGCTGGCTCGGGAGGCGGGCGTCGGCACGGCCGTGCTCGACCCCATCGAGGGCCTGTCGGAGGACGACGCCGACGCCGGTGCCGACTACGCCACGGTGATGCGCCGCAACCTCGAGGCGCTGCGCCGGGCGCTCGGGTGCCCGTGA
- a CDS encoding response regulator transcription factor — MDQTGGPSAVVVDEWPLVRLGVAQVLRAMGIAVVAEVAKAEDGVRAADGRAHYVLLGSCRDLSLAEAARRAKSLRPPPRVLVLVDHIGRGELGALRAVGIDALLPRSAAPAELSDAIARVAKGERVVAPALLSLLMGVIAPADPAAGGERPGSHREALTRKELEVLARLAEGRSNREIADALFVTPATVKSHLAHIYVKLGVTGRQEAMARAVALGLLG; from the coding sequence GTGGACCAGACGGGGGGTCCGTCGGCAGTGGTGGTCGACGAGTGGCCGCTCGTCCGCCTGGGCGTGGCCCAGGTGCTGCGCGCCATGGGCATCGCCGTGGTGGCCGAGGTCGCCAAGGCCGAGGACGGGGTCCGGGCCGCCGACGGCCGGGCCCACTACGTCCTCCTCGGCTCGTGCCGGGACCTGTCGCTGGCCGAGGCGGCCCGGAGGGCCAAGTCCCTCCGCCCCCCGCCCCGGGTCCTCGTGCTGGTGGACCACATCGGCCGGGGGGAGCTGGGCGCCCTGCGGGCGGTCGGGATCGACGCCCTCCTGCCCCGGTCGGCCGCGCCCGCCGAGCTGTCCGACGCCATCGCCCGCGTCGCCAAGGGGGAGCGGGTGGTGGCTCCCGCCCTGCTGTCGCTGCTCATGGGCGTCATCGCCCCCGCCGACCCCGCCGCCGGCGGCGAGCGGCCCGGGAGCCACCGCGAGGCGCTCACCAGGAAGGAGCTGGAGGTCCTGGCCCGCCTGGCCGAGGGGCGCTCGAACCGGGAGATCGCCGACGCCCTCTTCGTCACGCCGGCCACGGTGAAGTCCCATCTCGCCCACATCTACGTCAAGCTCGGCGTGACCGGCCGGCAGGAGGCGATGGCCCGCGCCGTCGCCCTCGGACTTCTCGGATGA
- a CDS encoding metal ABC transporter permease, with translation MLPLPLPWPFEREYMQLALLAGIVVGASAPLIGTFLVQKRLALMGDGIGHVAFAGVSAGLLAGVWPVWTALACAVGGACAIEWLRSRGRASGDLALALFFYSGIAGGVVLAGLAGSFDAGTLVYLFGSILTVSRGDTVVIAVLGAVIIAGVAVGWRALFSVVLDEEAARVAGLPVDRLNLTLAALAAVTVVAGMRIVGVLLVAALMALPVGAAQRVASSFRGTLLWASGIGAGSALAGLVLARQWALAPGGTIVLVAAAAFVACALGGGRRRPATPWSASESHRGGP, from the coding sequence GTGCTCCCGCTGCCCCTGCCGTGGCCGTTCGAGCGCGAGTACATGCAGCTGGCCCTGCTGGCCGGCATCGTGGTCGGCGCCTCGGCGCCCCTCATCGGGACGTTCCTGGTGCAGAAGCGCCTGGCCCTGATGGGCGACGGCATCGGCCACGTGGCCTTCGCCGGCGTGTCGGCCGGCCTGCTGGCGGGCGTGTGGCCCGTGTGGACGGCGCTCGCCTGTGCGGTGGGTGGGGCGTGCGCCATCGAGTGGCTGCGGTCGCGGGGACGGGCCAGCGGCGACCTCGCCCTCGCCCTGTTCTTCTACTCGGGCATCGCCGGCGGGGTGGTGCTGGCCGGCCTGGCCGGCTCCTTCGACGCCGGGACCCTCGTCTACCTGTTCGGGTCCATCCTCACGGTGAGCCGGGGCGACACGGTGGTGATCGCCGTGCTCGGTGCCGTGATCATCGCCGGCGTGGCCGTGGGGTGGCGGGCGTTGTTCAGCGTCGTACTCGACGAGGAGGCGGCCCGTGTGGCCGGCCTGCCCGTCGACCGCCTGAACCTCACCCTGGCCGCCCTCGCCGCCGTCACCGTCGTGGCGGGCATGCGCATCGTGGGCGTCCTCCTGGTGGCCGCCCTGATGGCCCTGCCGGTGGGGGCGGCGCAGCGGGTGGCGTCGTCGTTCCGGGGGACCCTGCTGTGGGCCAGCGGCATCGGGGCGGGCAGCGCGCTGGCCGGCCTCGTCCTGGCGCGGCAGTGGGCGCTGGCCCCGGGCGGCACCATCGTCCTGGTGGCGGCCGCTGCCTTCGTGGCGTGTGCCCTCGGGGGCGGCCGCCGGCGGCCGGCCACCCCGTGGAGCGCGTCGGAGTCGCATCGAGGAGGCCCGTAG
- a CDS encoding sigma-70 family RNA polymerase sigma factor, protein MATCVLDEDRRNLEATLVGNNLALVDYAVNHLANRLPRHVPRDELVSAAMAGLAQAARSYDPDRDTGFEHYASARIRGALLDELRSRDWASRSVRTKARRLVAATDELTARLGRVPTTEELAAKLGMVEKQVTALHHDVHRSVVLNYDSIVADSNVEWALPSDDRSPDVVLLERERRGYLLDAVSALPDRLRQVVVGYFFEERSMQQLAEQLGVSASRISQMRSKAMSLLKDGITSQLDPETMPESTDGPRVARRKAAYVAAVAAATRTRDRSAAAARIPALTA, encoded by the coding sequence ATGGCCACCTGCGTGCTCGACGAAGACCGGCGGAACCTCGAAGCGACGCTGGTCGGCAACAACCTCGCCCTGGTCGACTACGCCGTCAACCACCTGGCCAACCGGCTCCCCCGCCACGTGCCGAGGGACGAGCTGGTGTCGGCCGCCATGGCCGGGCTGGCCCAGGCCGCCCGTTCGTACGATCCCGACCGGGACACCGGCTTCGAGCACTACGCCTCGGCCCGCATCCGCGGCGCCCTCCTCGACGAGCTGCGCAGCCGCGACTGGGCCAGCCGCTCGGTGCGCACGAAGGCCCGCCGACTGGTGGCCGCCACCGACGAGCTGACCGCCCGCCTGGGCCGGGTCCCGACCACCGAGGAGCTGGCGGCCAAGCTCGGGATGGTCGAGAAGCAGGTGACCGCCCTCCACCACGACGTCCACCGCTCCGTCGTCTTGAACTACGACTCCATCGTCGCCGACAGCAACGTCGAGTGGGCGCTGCCGTCCGACGACCGCAGCCCCGACGTCGTGCTCCTCGAGCGGGAGCGCCGGGGCTACCTCCTCGACGCCGTCTCGGCCCTGCCCGATCGTCTCCGCCAGGTGGTCGTCGGCTACTTCTTCGAGGAGCGGTCGATGCAGCAGCTGGCCGAGCAGCTGGGCGTGAGCGCCTCGCGGATCTCCCAGATGCGCTCCAAGGCCATGTCCCTGCTGAAGGACGGAATCACCTCCCAGCTCGACCCCGAGACCATGCCCGAGTCGACGGACGGCCCCCGGGTCGCCCGCCGCAAGGCCGCCTACGTGGCCGCCGTGGCCGCCGCGACGAGGACACGCGACCGCTCGGCCGCCGCCGCCCGCATCCCCGCTCTGACCGCCTGA
- a CDS encoding transcriptional repressor — MPVPPHAGPGARGNGRASGRSRDRGGDPLHEAAASRLASLDQRYTARRRALVDLLRAAGRPLTVSEIVAGGAPVSSAYRNVTVLCEAGVARRLVGADDLGRFELSEDLSGHHHHHLVCQTCKTVADVRASPALEDALEAAARLAARESGFEITDHRIELVGRCPACK, encoded by the coding sequence GTGCCCGTTCCGCCGCACGCCGGCCCCGGGGCCCGGGGCAACGGGCGCGCCTCCGGCCGCAGCCGCGATCGCGGCGGCGACCCCCTCCACGAGGCGGCCGCCTCGCGCCTGGCCTCCCTCGACCAGCGGTACACGGCCAGGCGCCGGGCGCTGGTCGACCTGCTGCGCGCCGCCGGGCGCCCGCTCACGGTCTCGGAGATCGTGGCGGGGGGCGCCCCGGTGAGCTCGGCGTACCGCAACGTCACCGTGCTGTGCGAGGCGGGCGTCGCCCGCCGGCTGGTCGGCGCCGACGACCTCGGCCGCTTCGAGCTCAGCGAGGACCTCAGCGGGCACCATCACCACCACCTCGTCTGCCAGACGTGCAAGACGGTGGCCGACGTCCGGGCGTCGCCGGCCCTCGAGGACGCCCTCGAAGCCGCCGCCCGCCTGGCCGCCCGGGAGTCGGGGTTCGAGATCACCGACCACCGCATCGAGCTGGTCGGCCGCTGCCCGGCCTGCAAGTAG
- a CDS encoding c-type cytochrome, translating to MAARPAAAVWVVGAALVSLAVVALAPASAGPAARTIETGEVELGRRLFETGCASCHGIEAQGTPLGPNLQGVGAAAVDFWVSTGRMPLERNTEIAVRKPPSYDRPQINALIAYVTSLDESGPEIPEIDLAAADIVEGGQLYRSNCAACHGAVGIGGALARTRHAPRLGPATPLQVAEAIRIGPGAMPSFGPETFDDEQVSAIVKYVRELDSPEDPGGIGLGHAGPIPEGFVGWLVGLGVLLVAAWWIGERE from the coding sequence ATGGCGGCCCGACCGGCGGCGGCAGTCTGGGTGGTGGGCGCCGCCCTGGTCTCCCTGGCCGTGGTGGCCCTGGCCCCCGCCTCGGCCGGTCCGGCCGCGCGCACCATCGAGACGGGCGAGGTCGAGCTCGGTCGCCGGCTGTTCGAGACGGGGTGCGCCAGCTGCCACGGCATCGAGGCGCAGGGGACGCCGTTGGGCCCCAACCTCCAGGGCGTCGGCGCCGCCGCCGTGGACTTCTGGGTGTCGACCGGGCGCATGCCGCTGGAGCGCAACACCGAGATCGCGGTGCGCAAGCCGCCGTCGTACGACCGGCCCCAGATCAACGCGCTCATCGCCTACGTGACGTCGCTCGACGAGTCGGGCCCCGAGATCCCCGAGATCGACCTGGCCGCGGCCGACATCGTCGAGGGCGGCCAGCTGTACCGCAGCAACTGCGCGGCGTGCCACGGCGCCGTGGGCATCGGGGGCGCCCTGGCCCGGACGCGCCACGCTCCGCGGCTGGGGCCCGCCACCCCCCTCCAGGTCGCCGAGGCCATCCGCATCGGCCCGGGCGCCATGCCCAGCTTCGGGCCCGAGACGTTCGACGACGAGCAGGTCTCCGCCATCGTGAAGTACGTCCGGGAGCTGGACAGCCCCGAGGACCCGGGGGGCATCGGGCTGGGCCACGCGGGCCCCATCCCGGAGGGCTTCGTCGGGTGGCTGGTGGGGCTGGGCGTCCTCCTGGTGGCGGCGTGGTGGATCGGGGAGCGGGAGTGA
- a CDS encoding Rieske 2Fe-2S domain-containing protein, whose translation MSEASRDERRTERSIGIALGVSAVTALALAFTFAVGGQPQVEGALLGVSLGSLGWALAAWGKHLLPAGPFVQERHELGADDAPSEPVSRLVQAGEVDEPGPGGVPAVPDPDEDTMDAMGRRPFLLKCLFGAMGALGLAALFPIRSLGPNPGRSLFETAWRKGSLLVNEEGRPVRATELDVGSVVTVFPEGHVGAADAQTLLIRAVDEDLVTREGREGWAPQGYVAYSKVCTHAGCPVGLYQVATRQLLCPCHQSLFDVMDGARPVFGPATRSLPQLPLDIDDDGFLRAQSDYHEAIGPGFWERP comes from the coding sequence GTGAGCGAGGCGAGCCGCGACGAGCGCCGCACCGAGCGGTCCATCGGCATCGCCCTCGGGGTCAGCGCCGTCACCGCCCTCGCCCTCGCCTTCACCTTCGCCGTCGGCGGCCAGCCCCAGGTGGAGGGCGCCCTCCTCGGGGTGTCGTTGGGCAGCCTCGGCTGGGCCCTCGCCGCCTGGGGGAAGCACCTGCTCCCCGCCGGCCCCTTCGTCCAGGAGCGACACGAGCTGGGGGCCGACGACGCGCCGTCCGAACCCGTCTCCCGCCTGGTCCAGGCGGGCGAGGTGGACGAGCCGGGGCCGGGCGGCGTCCCCGCCGTGCCCGACCCGGACGAGGACACGATGGACGCCATGGGGCGGCGGCCGTTCCTGCTGAAGTGCCTCTTCGGGGCCATGGGTGCCCTGGGCCTGGCCGCCCTGTTCCCGATCCGGTCACTGGGCCCGAACCCGGGCCGCAGCTTGTTCGAGACGGCGTGGCGGAAGGGCTCGCTGCTGGTCAACGAGGAGGGCCGGCCCGTGCGGGCCACCGAGCTGGACGTGGGCAGCGTGGTCACCGTGTTCCCCGAGGGCCACGTGGGCGCGGCGGACGCCCAGACGCTGCTCATCCGGGCCGTGGACGAGGACCTGGTCACCCGGGAGGGCCGGGAGGGGTGGGCGCCCCAGGGCTACGTCGCCTACTCCAAGGTCTGCACGCACGCCGGCTGCCCGGTGGGCCTCTACCAGGTGGCCACGCGGCAGCTCCTGTGCCCGTGCCACCAGTCGCTGTTCGATGTGATGGACGGCGCCCGCCCCGTCTTCGGTCCCGCCACCCGGTCGCTCCCCCAGCTCCCGCTGGACATCGACGACGACGGCTTCCTCCGGGCCCAGAGCGACTACCACGAGGCCATCGGCCCCGGCTTCTGGGAGCGCCCGTGA